From the genome of Nodularia sp. NIES-3585:
CAGCAATTCTTGATTCTTTTGTACAAAAAGTTTTATTTTCTGGGAATCTTGCTCCAAAATTAGAAACACCTTGATGAAAAGGCAATCCAACACCTTGATCATTATAATACTCAGATGGTGGGCTTTGTCCCATAGTCATGTTGGCGAGGTCTTCAAGTTTTATTCTATCCCAACCTTCAGGAATACCATCAATAATGGGGGTGTGTTCATGACCGGGGAAGCGCAGATAAACAAACCATTCCCGATACAGCAGACGTGCCGATTCTTCCAATAACTCAATGCGGCGGCGATTATTTTCGATTAAGTCGTCATATTTCGAGAGGATATCCGCGATTTTTTGTTGGGTTTTAACATCGGGTATTTTAACGGAAACACGATAAATTCTATCTGGTGAAGTGTGACGAACTTTAGTTCCTGATGCGCTACCGCTTATTTGATGACGAACAGAACGAGTATTAAAAAGATAATAAAGAAAAAACTTATCAAATATCTGTTTGTCTATACAATCAAGCAAACCCAATCTTTGATTATGAAGGAATTTATCACTTTCTGGAATAATTGCTGAACTTCCTAATAGCCCTTCGCCTTGTTCAGTCATTGCAACAATTAGATCATTCTTAGCCAAAATGAAAGCATCTGGAATATCTCCTGAATACGCTCTATCTTTTTCTGGTCTTAATCTAAAGCCACCTTCT
Proteins encoded in this window:
- a CDS encoding restriction endonuclease subunit S, which translates into the protein MKWREVTLGEGIHIKHGYAFKGGFFSDSGQYIVLTPGNFHEEGGFRLRPEKDRAYSGDIPDAFILAKNDLIVAMTEQGEGLLGSSAIIPESDKFLHNQRLGLLDCIDKQIFDKFFLYYLFNTRSVRHQISGSASGTKVRHTSPDRIYRVSVKIPDVKTQQKIADILSKYDDLIENNRRRIELLEESARLLYREWFVYLRFPGHEHTPIIDGIPEGWDRIKLEDLANMTMGQSPPSEYYNDQGVGLPFHQGVSNFGARFPENKTFCTKESRIAEIGDILFSVRAPVGRINLSLDKIIIGRGLAAIQSKFNQQNFLFYQLKNYFFKEDMIGGGAIFAAITKKDLYNVQLLTPSNSLIQLFIDQVQPIDKQIKILYLQNFKLIEARNILLPRLMNGEIAI